One stretch of Pradoshia sp. D12 DNA includes these proteins:
- a CDS encoding S1C family serine protease produces the protein MENNNRRDYDDFDRPIDTANQDNIQIPALPDEKDIETEIISYRGYHELSSAKEEDMTDENNEQVNECVEVQPLQASDDQAEVRSKREKKKRSRWLTPVITAILGGMVALGAGSYLGFVDLSGVLPGDDGPVKTAIATNDKVNDEDGLKIVDSTKTTSELIQMIEEVSPAVVGIVNIQNSSNYYDYRQPTINEESNNSQESGTGSGVIFKKSGKDAFIVTNNHVIENADTIEVSLAEGTRITAELVGTDPLTDLAVLKIDGSKVTKVAEFGDSEKLSVGEPVLAIGNPLGLDFSGSVTQGIISGLQRTVTVATSAGEWDMDAIQTDAAINPGNSGGALVNSDGQVIGINSMKISSEEVEGIGFAIPSKDVSDIVNDLLADGKVQRPYIGVGLQSISEIPQYVLQQQLNLPSEITSGVLVTQVETGSPAAEAGIEAKDVVVAINDAEVTTLGEFRKYLYSNAANGDKVKIKLYRNGVEKTVSVTVTEK, from the coding sequence ATGGAAAACAATAACCGTCGTGATTATGATGATTTTGATAGACCAATAGATACTGCTAATCAGGATAATATTCAGATTCCTGCATTACCAGATGAGAAAGATATTGAAACAGAAATTATTTCATATCGTGGATATCATGAACTAAGCTCTGCCAAGGAAGAAGATATGACAGATGAAAATAATGAACAAGTAAATGAATGCGTGGAAGTACAACCGCTTCAAGCATCTGATGATCAAGCAGAGGTTAGATCTAAAAGAGAGAAGAAAAAAAGGTCCAGATGGCTGACACCAGTCATTACCGCAATTCTTGGTGGAATGGTGGCACTTGGAGCAGGTTCTTACTTAGGTTTTGTTGATTTATCAGGCGTACTGCCAGGTGATGATGGACCTGTTAAAACAGCCATTGCTACAAATGATAAGGTAAATGATGAGGATGGCCTGAAGATTGTTGACTCTACGAAAACAACCTCTGAACTAATTCAAATGATTGAGGAGGTTTCTCCTGCGGTTGTAGGTATAGTGAATATACAAAACTCATCTAATTACTATGACTACCGCCAACCAACAATCAATGAGGAGTCCAATAACAGCCAGGAGAGCGGGACTGGTTCTGGGGTTATTTTCAAAAAATCGGGAAAAGATGCATTTATTGTGACCAATAATCATGTTATTGAGAATGCAGATACTATTGAGGTGTCCTTGGCAGAAGGTACAAGGATAACGGCTGAACTGGTTGGAACAGATCCATTAACAGACTTGGCGGTATTAAAAATTGATGGAAGCAAAGTGACAAAAGTAGCCGAATTCGGAGACTCTGAAAAGCTAAGTGTTGGTGAACCAGTGTTGGCAATAGGTAACCCTTTGGGTCTTGACTTCTCGGGGTCCGTAACCCAGGGAATTATCAGCGGATTGCAGCGTACAGTAACGGTTGCTACATCTGCTGGTGAATGGGATATGGATGCAATTCAAACGGATGCAGCTATAAACCCTGGGAACAGTGGCGGAGCGCTTGTCAATTCCGACGGACAAGTTATTGGTATCAACAGTATGAAAATATCATCTGAAGAGGTTGAGGGAATAGGGTTTGCTATTCCAAGTAAGGATGTTTCAGATATTGTTAATGACCTTCTTGCCGATGGAAAAGTACAACGTCCATATATTGGTGTAGGCTTGCAATCTATATCCGAAATACCTCAATATGTATTGCAGCAACAATTGAATCTTCCTTCCGAGATAACAAGTGGAGTGTTAGTAACTCAGGTGGAAACCGGTTCTCCCGCTGCTGAAGCAGGTATAGAGGCTAAGGACGTGGTAGTGGCAATCAATGATGCGGAAGTCACTACACTTGGGGAGTTCAGAAAATACTTGTATTCTAATGCTGCAAATGGAGATAAGGTCAAAATCAAGCTTTATCGAAATGGAGTGGAGAAAACCGTATCTGTTACAGTAACGGAGAAATAA
- a CDS encoding sensor histidine kinase, producing MKKNNKLQMYFLKHLGQKKKNHPTKRVSLLKYWTTRYLVTLFIGLIVIGFLTGIIIRQSTLNKNLDINKYLAEEVAARILDQTVGTDIQTEQNPEVFANRKKLLEVSGNPSIYVVDVNGKIVIENRSSNHLNVSSFSTALLNSKDEVKQLNNIGGRDYYLVKRPMIVNDTVISWIVVMQSEDELTAVDQEYKLLLIMILSLALLGWVAIYFLSKRLVKPIENVAEAAKQVQKGNYNIELIEEVNEQEVYDLVHSFKEMAIKLEQLEAMRAELLAGVTHELKTPVTSISGLLQAVNDGVVTGEEAKEFLAISLQETTRMQKMVGDLLEFNSFTANAIPVNRESVKIGEVINEMIYQWDIVQDDQLVKVTVQQPKEDMVVSADPLRLQQIMINLLNNSKHAIQGEGTIEVRIYKYDEDHVAIDVQDSGSGIPLAEQDLIFERFYRGEDKKYKIRGLGLGLPFSRMLANAMDGDLVLTNSSEEGTTFTIVLKSLAQE from the coding sequence ATGAAAAAAAATAATAAACTGCAAATGTATTTTCTGAAGCACTTGGGTCAAAAAAAGAAAAACCATCCGACTAAACGTGTCAGTTTGTTGAAATACTGGACGACACGATATCTGGTTACCCTGTTTATTGGACTTATTGTCATAGGATTCCTTACAGGAATCATTATCAGGCAATCCACTCTTAATAAGAACCTGGATATTAATAAATATTTGGCTGAGGAAGTAGCAGCGCGAATACTGGATCAAACGGTTGGAACTGATATTCAAACAGAGCAGAATCCAGAGGTTTTTGCCAATCGAAAAAAATTATTAGAGGTCAGCGGCAATCCGTCCATTTATGTGGTGGATGTAAATGGAAAAATAGTAATTGAGAATCGTTCAAGTAATCACCTTAATGTATCTTCATTTTCAACTGCACTGCTTAATAGTAAGGATGAAGTGAAACAATTAAACAATATTGGTGGCAGAGATTATTATTTGGTTAAGCGGCCTATGATTGTGAATGATACGGTGATTAGTTGGATTGTCGTTATGCAATCTGAGGATGAGTTAACTGCAGTAGATCAGGAATACAAATTACTTTTGATTATGATTTTAAGTTTGGCCTTGCTCGGATGGGTTGCGATTTACTTTTTATCCAAAAGACTGGTTAAGCCGATTGAGAATGTAGCTGAAGCAGCTAAGCAGGTTCAAAAAGGAAATTATAATATTGAACTTATTGAAGAGGTAAATGAACAGGAAGTTTATGATTTAGTCCATTCCTTTAAGGAAATGGCTATTAAATTGGAGCAGCTTGAAGCTATGCGAGCTGAATTGCTGGCAGGTGTAACACATGAATTAAAGACGCCTGTAACGTCTATCAGCGGTTTGCTTCAAGCCGTTAATGATGGAGTTGTAACAGGGGAAGAAGCAAAAGAGTTTCTGGCCATATCCTTACAGGAAACGACTCGTATGCAAAAAATGGTGGGAGACTTATTGGAGTTCAACTCCTTTACAGCCAATGCCATCCCTGTTAACAGAGAGTCTGTAAAAATTGGTGAGGTCATTAATGAAATGATTTACCAATGGGATATTGTGCAGGATGATCAACTTGTTAAAGTTACTGTACAGCAACCAAAAGAAGATATGGTAGTATCGGCGGACCCTCTGCGATTGCAGCAAATTATGATTAATCTCTTGAATAATTCCAAGCATGCTATTCAAGGAGAGGGAACGATAGAGGTCCGTATTTATAAATATGATGAGGATCATGTCGCAATCGATGTACAGGACAGCGGTTCGGGAATCCCGCTTGCCGAGCAGGATTTAATATTTGAACGTTTTTATCGAGGAGAAGATAAAAAATACAAAATCCGCGGTCTAGGACTAGGACTCCCATTCAGCAGAATGCTCGCCAATGCAATGGATGGAGATTTGGTATTAACGAATAGCAGTGAAGAAGGTACAACGTTTACCATAGTGCTGAAGAGCCTTGCCCAGGAGTGA
- a CDS encoding response regulator transcription factor produces the protein MQKIMIVEDEKAISQVLKAYLKKVNYEVEQVFTGGEAIAKFEEFQPNLVLLDVMLPGMSGWDILKEIRTKSACPVIMLTALGDINYKLTGLNDGADDYITKPFIGDEVVARVQAVLRRSGQVIDDKEKKQFGALCINMKAHNVTLNGVELDLTPRDLSLLIFLAQNPNQLFTRDQLIDHVWGMDYDGSDRAVDLSIKRLRKSLQNWPASEGEIKTLRGLGYQLSVYEKK, from the coding sequence ATGCAAAAAATCATGATTGTAGAAGATGAAAAAGCCATCAGCCAGGTTTTAAAGGCTTACTTGAAGAAAGTAAACTACGAAGTTGAACAAGTATTTACAGGTGGTGAAGCCATTGCTAAATTTGAGGAGTTTCAACCGAATCTTGTTTTGCTCGATGTTATGCTTCCAGGTATGAGTGGATGGGATATATTAAAAGAAATTCGTACGAAAAGCGCATGCCCTGTTATTATGCTCACAGCACTTGGTGATATTAATTACAAGCTCACAGGCTTAAATGATGGAGCTGACGACTATATCACTAAACCCTTCATTGGAGATGAAGTGGTTGCCCGTGTCCAGGCAGTATTGAGAAGATCTGGACAGGTCATTGATGATAAGGAAAAGAAACAGTTTGGCGCGTTGTGCATTAATATGAAAGCTCATAATGTTACATTAAATGGAGTAGAGCTTGACTTAACACCGCGCGATCTCTCACTGCTCATCTTCTTGGCACAAAATCCTAATCAATTATTTACGAGAGATCAATTAATTGATCATGTATGGGGGATGGATTACGACGGCAGTGACCGAGCGGTAGATTTGTCCATCAAAAGGCTGAGAAAGTCTCTGCAAAACTGGCCTGCATCTGAAGGAGAAATTAAAACTCTGCGAGGATTGGGGTATCAATTAAGTGTCTATGAAAAAAAATAA
- a CDS encoding ABC transporter ATP-binding protein, with protein MSALLEFKDLSYWYRHNNKQHDIVKKINVSFNKGLFYAIVGPSGSGKTTLLALASALDAPKDGQVLYEGKDIRKIGYTTFRNKYVSIVFQSYNLLPYMTALQNVTTAMEITGNKVKDKKQYALEMLRKVGIDEKQAGQKVLTLSGGQQQRVSIARALCCKSDLIVADEPTGNLDEDTAQDIIKLFMQLAHEENKCVIIVTHDQHIADIADQTIRLSKGQITIVNNISEHSHQ; from the coding sequence ATGAGCGCATTATTGGAGTTTAAGGATCTAAGTTATTGGTACAGACATAATAATAAACAGCATGATATAGTAAAGAAAATTAATGTTTCTTTTAATAAAGGATTATTTTATGCAATTGTCGGTCCTTCTGGTTCAGGAAAAACTACGCTTCTCGCCTTGGCGAGTGCGCTGGATGCTCCTAAGGATGGACAGGTATTATACGAAGGAAAAGATATTAGAAAAATTGGATATACCACGTTTCGAAATAAATATGTTTCGATTGTCTTCCAATCCTATAATTTACTGCCCTATATGACTGCGTTACAAAATGTCACTACAGCGATGGAGATTACCGGAAATAAGGTTAAGGACAAAAAACAGTATGCACTCGAGATGCTTAGAAAAGTGGGCATCGATGAAAAGCAGGCTGGACAAAAGGTGCTCACACTGAGTGGCGGTCAGCAGCAACGTGTCTCCATTGCACGAGCCCTTTGCTGTAAATCAGATTTAATTGTAGCAGATGAACCGACTGGAAACCTCGATGAGGATACCGCTCAAGACATCATTAAGTTATTTATGCAGCTGGCACATGAGGAAAATAAATGTGTCATCATCGTTACGCATGATCAGCATATTGCTGACATTGCAGATCAAACGATTCGTCTTTCTAAAGGCCAAATAACGATTGTTAATAATATAAGCGAACATTCGCACCAATAA